From the genome of Methanothrix soehngenii GP6:
GCTATCATCACCTCCGCACTTCACTGACCGGTGTAGATTTTAAGCATCCTGACCGGCCTTTCCTTCCTGTCCACAATCAGAACATCTTCGCCATTCTCGATTCCCGGATCCGTTGCGATCACTTGCCCGGGGAATAAGCGTCCCCCCCGGGCGACAAAAGGCACCGCCGCATCCGAGATCACCACTTTGCTAACCGACGAATCGTTTTTATCACTCCACATTGCACAACCACCTCTATCCTTTATCTGTGAT
Proteins encoded in this window:
- a CDS encoding PUA domain-containing protein, which gives rise to MWSDKNDSSVSKVVISDAAVPFVARGGRLFPGQVIATDPGIENGEDVLIVDRKERPVRMLKIYTGQ